In Gossypium arboreum isolate Shixiya-1 chromosome 5, ASM2569848v2, whole genome shotgun sequence, a single genomic region encodes these proteins:
- the LOC108450208 gene encoding protein GID8 homolog isoform X2, producing the protein MASSKKLISREEWEKRLKLNNVKIRKEDMNKLVMNFLVTEGYVEAAEKFRMESGTHHIDLATITDRMAVKKAVQCGNVEDAIEKINDLNPEILDTNPQLFFQLQQQRLIELIRNGKVEEALEFAQEELAPRGEENQSFLEELERTISLLVFEDTSNCPVGELLDISQRLKTATEVNAAVLTSQSHEKDPKLPSLLKMLIWAQNQLDKKAAYPCINDLSNARLEDPTF; encoded by the exons ATG GCTAGCTCGAAGAAACTGATTTCCAGGGAAGAGTGGGAGAAGAGGTTGAAATTGAATAATGTTAAAATCAGGAAAGAAGATATGAATAAATTGGTGATGAATTTTCTTGTTACCGAGGGTTATGTTGAAGCTGCTGAGAAATTCCGAATGGAATCTGGAACTCACC ATATCGATCTTGCAACAATCACGGATCGCATGGCTGTTAAAAAGGCTGTGCAATGTGGAAATGTCGAGGATGCCATCGAGAAAATTAATGATTTAAATCCCGAG ATATTGGATACAAATCCGCAACTCTTTTTTCAACTCCAACAGCAGAGATTGATAGAATTAATTCGGAATGGAAAAGTAGAAGAAGCCCTGGAGTTTGCTCAAGAGGAGCTTGCTCCTAGGGGAGAAGAAAAT CAAAGCTTTTTAGAAGAGTTGGAGAGGACCATTTCACTCCTGGTATTTGAAGATACTTCAAACTGCCCAGTTGGAGAGCTTTTGGACATATCACAGCGCCTTAAGACAGCGACCGAGGTGAATGCTGCCGTACTTACTAGCCAAAGTCATGAAAAAG ACCCAAAGCTTCCCAGCTTGCTAAAGATGCTGATATGGGCGCAGAATCAACTTGATAAGAAAGCTGCTTATCCCTGCATAAATGATTTATCAAATGCCAGACTTGAAGACCCCACTTTTTGA
- the LOC108450208 gene encoding protein GID8 homolog isoform X1, whose product MASSKKLISREEWEKRLKLNNVKIRKEDMNKLVMNFLVTEGYVEAAEKFRMESGTHPDIDLATITDRMAVKKAVQCGNVEDAIEKINDLNPEILDTNPQLFFQLQQQRLIELIRNGKVEEALEFAQEELAPRGEENQSFLEELERTISLLVFEDTSNCPVGELLDISQRLKTATEVNAAVLTSQSHEKDPKLPSLLKMLIWAQNQLDKKAAYPCINDLSNARLEDPTF is encoded by the exons ATG GCTAGCTCGAAGAAACTGATTTCCAGGGAAGAGTGGGAGAAGAGGTTGAAATTGAATAATGTTAAAATCAGGAAAGAAGATATGAATAAATTGGTGATGAATTTTCTTGTTACCGAGGGTTATGTTGAAGCTGCTGAGAAATTCCGAATGGAATCTGGAACTCACC CAGATATCGATCTTGCAACAATCACGGATCGCATGGCTGTTAAAAAGGCTGTGCAATGTGGAAATGTCGAGGATGCCATCGAGAAAATTAATGATTTAAATCCCGAG ATATTGGATACAAATCCGCAACTCTTTTTTCAACTCCAACAGCAGAGATTGATAGAATTAATTCGGAATGGAAAAGTAGAAGAAGCCCTGGAGTTTGCTCAAGAGGAGCTTGCTCCTAGGGGAGAAGAAAAT CAAAGCTTTTTAGAAGAGTTGGAGAGGACCATTTCACTCCTGGTATTTGAAGATACTTCAAACTGCCCAGTTGGAGAGCTTTTGGACATATCACAGCGCCTTAAGACAGCGACCGAGGTGAATGCTGCCGTACTTACTAGCCAAAGTCATGAAAAAG ACCCAAAGCTTCCCAGCTTGCTAAAGATGCTGATATGGGCGCAGAATCAACTTGATAAGAAAGCTGCTTATCCCTGCATAAATGATTTATCAAATGCCAGACTTGAAGACCCCACTTTTTGA
- the LOC108450968 gene encoding uncharacterized protein LOC108450968 gives MGSFPSPSRPTTPPPSPESNASSYRVLVAFCPKEGGSNTNYFNCIQCYNPFNNTWSHVSLIPDLLENHVLKGFAMVSLGESIYIVGGRLWNKRKPQTSSDSGESVNVCVQVSPLVLRYNVRLDQWSKCATLGVPRYDFACCVCDKKIYVAGGKSYLDSARGISSAEVYDPALDEWTPLPSMSSLRYKCVGVTWQGKIYVMGGFAEREDSDINLLTFSPQRSSAEVFDTRTGGWDLAVGMWQLDVPPNQIVAVDGKLFSSGDCLKPWKGHIDVYDGKQNMWDEADGSRFQTLNLPFSTISGSSNGNWAPIERLYLTMAPIGTQLYFLAGYRVPGESPRTVSMVYAFDTSATIGAWKSLEPTEEEGEKELCSHCCVCSIPVSKS, from the coding sequence ATGGGATCATTTCCTTCCCCTTCACGACCTACCACACCACCGCCATCACCCGAATCCAATGCTTCTAGTTATCGAGTTCTCGTGGCTTTTTGTCCTAAAGAGGGAGGGTCTAATACCAACTATTTTAACTGCATACAGTGTTACAATCCGTTTAACAACACATGGAGCCATGTCAGCTTAATTCCTGATCTGCTAGAAAACCATGTCTTGAAGGGTTTCGCTATGGTTTCTCTTGGAGAGTCGATTTACATTGTTGGTGGGAGGTTATGGAACAAACGGAAGCCTCAAACTTCAAGTGATTCCGGCGAGTCAGTCAATGTTTGTGTCCAAGTGTCGCCTTTAGTACTTCGATACAATGTCCGGTTGGACCAATGGTCCAAATGTGCAACATTAGGTGTACCACGTTACGATTTTGCGTGTTGTGTTTGTGACAAAAAAATTTATGTGGCGGGAGGGAAATCGTACTTGGACAGTGCTAGAGGAATTTCGTCGGCTGAGGTCTATGATCCTGCCCTTGATGAATGGACTCCATTGCCTAGCATGAGCAGCTTGAGATACAAATGTGTTGGGGTAACATGGCAAGGGAAAATTTATGTGATGGGCGGTTTCGCCGAAAGGGAAGATTCGGATATAAACTTGCTGACATTTTCTCCACAGCGTAGCTCTGCGGAGGTGTTCGACACACGAACAGGGGGATGGGACCTCGCAGTGGGGATGTGGCAGCTGGATGTTCCACCTAATCAAATCGTTGCAGTGGATGGCAAGTTGTTCAGCTCTGGGGATTGTCTGAAGCCATGGAAAGGTCACATTGATGTGTATGACGGGAAGCAGAACATGTGGGATGAAGCGGATGGATCTCGTTTCCAAACTCTTAACTTACCATTCTCCACAATAAGTGGGAGTAGCAATGGAAATTGGGCACCAATAGAACGGCTTTACTTAACAATGGCACCGATCGGAACCCAATTATATTTCCTGGCAGGGTATCGGGTGCCTGGTGAATCACCACGAACAGTTTCAATGGTCTACGCCTTTGATACATCGGCAACTATTGGTGCATGGAAGAGCTTGGAACCAACGGAGGAAGAAGGCGAAAAAGAACTCTGCAGTCATTGTTGTGTTTGTTCAATTCCCGTAAGCAAGTCTTAG
- the LOC108452112 gene encoding uncharacterized protein LOC108452112 isoform X2, with amino-acid sequence MGQEKSYFYSWSPVGAPLNVQREEDHWRHADNSVNAVSFGFVATAILISMFLVMAIFERFLKPNTSPGPGGGRNHADLQPQLSFNGKPSHPSPKAMVHLRREGSAEVE; translated from the exons atgggacaagaaaaaAGCTACTTCTATAGTTGGTCACCGGTTGGAGCTCCATTGAATGTACAAAGGGAGGAGGACCACTGGAGACACGCTGACAACTCTGTCAATGCGGTGTCTTTTGGCTTTGTTGCAACTGCCATTCTCATCTCCATGTTCTTAGTCATGGCCATCTTTGAACGCTTTCTTAAACCCAACACTTCCCCTGGCCCTGGCGGTGGCCGTAACCATGCTGACCTTCAACCTCAGCTTAGTTTCAACGGCAAGCCCAGCCATCCATCACCAAAA GCAATGGTTCATCTAAGACGTGAAGGGTCTGCTGAAGTTGAATAG
- the LOC108452112 gene encoding uncharacterized protein LOC108452112 isoform X1 — protein sequence MGQEKSYFYSWSPVGAPLNVQREEDHWRHADNSVNAVSFGFVATAILISMFLVMAIFERFLKPNTSPGPGGGRNHADLQPQLSFNGKPSHPSPKMTIYTSGVSVLMPGDVIPTSIAICTPCPHQHHSSVNRNSDSSVNINAS from the exons atgggacaagaaaaaAGCTACTTCTATAGTTGGTCACCGGTTGGAGCTCCATTGAATGTACAAAGGGAGGAGGACCACTGGAGACACGCTGACAACTCTGTCAATGCGGTGTCTTTTGGCTTTGTTGCAACTGCCATTCTCATCTCCATGTTCTTAGTCATGGCCATCTTTGAACGCTTTCTTAAACCCAACACTTCCCCTGGCCCTGGCGGTGGCCGTAACCATGCTGACCTTCAACCTCAGCTTAGTTTCAACGGCAAGCCCAGCCATCCATCACCAAAA ATGACGATATACACCAGTGGAGTTTCAGTGTTAATGCCCGGGGATGTTATTCCTACTTCCATTGCAATTTGCACACCCTGCCCGCATCAACACCACTCATCAGTCAATCGCAACTCAGACTCCTCTGTAAACATTAATGCAAGTTAG
- the LOC108450970 gene encoding uncharacterized protein LOC108450970, whose product MGCCLSTKNGSSRGKEAHLHAGLESFNQKPSLESRAPPPSAEEETVKEVLSETPKPKARIFIPQEEEKKKPQIEKPAFVKTQGEESLNFNIKPEPKLPVNVIEESASEDVSEICSVSVSESVSTITDRREEEEEVRQQKVFRSPARSGSRNQVVGRSPTRKLDQSPGRRNGVVNGGSASVRLVHSREPTLRRVSRPDLPRKDPGESSGRRSRSPAVNRSVMGRSPSGRRTNQSPGRARLDPGETDNSKKVEQQHGATTTTTMEGKWPSSNNNAATSSAPNESLENPLVSLECFIFL is encoded by the coding sequence ATGGGTTGTTGTCTAAGCACTAAAAACGGTTCCTCTCGTGGAAAGGAAGCACATTTACATGCGGGTCTTGAATCTTTTAACCAAAAGCCAAGCCTTGAAAGCAGAGCTCCGCCGCCTTCAGCGGAAGAAGAAACGGTGAAAGAAGTTCTTTCTGAAACTCCAAAGCCCAAAGCTCGCATCTTTATCCCacaagaagaagagaagaagaaaccCCAGATAGAAAAACCAGCGTTTGTCAAGACCCAAGGGGAGGAAAGCCTGAATTTTAACATCAAGCCTGAGCCGAAATTGCCTGTCAATGTCATTGAAGAGTCAGCGTCGGAGGATGTTTCTGAGATTTGCAGTGTTAGTGTAAGTGAAAGCGTTTCAACTATAACCGacagaagagaagaagaagaagaagtgagGCAGCAGAAAGTGTTCAGATCTCCGGCGAGATCCGGGTCAAGGAACCAGGTTGTGGGTAGGTCCCCGACCCGAAAACTTGACCAATCGCCTGGCAGAAGAAATGGGGTTGTGAATGGGGGGTCAGCATCAGTGAGGTTGGTTCATAGCAGGGAACCCACACTGAGACGTGTGTCAAGACCCGACCTGCCGAGGAAGGACCCGGGTGAGAGTTCAGGAAGGAGGTCAAGGTCACCTGCTGTGAATAGATCTGTAATGGGTCGGAGCCCGTCTGGAAGAAGGACCAATCAATCCCCCGGTAGGGCCAGACTTGATCCGGGAGAGACGGATAATAGCAAAAAAGTGGAGCAGCAGCATGGTGCAACTACTACAACCACCATGGAAGGAAAATGGCCAAGTAGCAATAACAATGCAGCTACATCAAGTGCTCCAAATGAATCACTTGAAAATCCTCTTGTTTCCCTTGAATGTTTCATCTTTCTCTAG